One Stigmatopora nigra isolate UIUO_SnigA chromosome 1, RoL_Snig_1.1, whole genome shotgun sequence DNA segment encodes these proteins:
- the ect2l gene encoding epithelial cell-transforming sequence 2 oncogene-like: MEKKLNSKARFSCWTPLNNQPQNMQLFEERIHLVLCWFDLWTDRQRKHMLHNVLIRCTKPQLRYCGNLLTEKLPMTHLDFTVVLPRFLSLYIMSFLCPLDLFSAAQVSWHWRVLSEQDCLWAGRCIRQGWFLPYTPTEKEFGAWKKQFISCLKTLGAAIHREVAQPHWVINQIYDEEKEEEEERLKESLTRQMIRARIQEEKKIALTTRKAWGSRTRLGAPGGGTSQANIGTIFRTSGVPDFSQSTINSLNLEANIGRSSIRAIGQLSHYISRNTSMQSTSTYNHPAACLLLVSNRIPAYELLISGAKADVIVVLYDYQSTHSALLAQVEGVVSGRTFQRLGLLTLGGTEEIQLFHNCCLSARTLPSPEHRDFWEKLSHLVYPAEQGGGIDIFSPCAASDFGVALLQKLATLTGLKVWAPMGIATGSFQNILSEWSDGSIGPFGFSDPQPGGQALRYIIKPVLHGWCRQAEWMEEALGEMKRCLDHQLQQLGIQARGRALGHALWEKICLEDLCLTEDLSLALTEGLTVLSKQEKTKPIEFLANFLMKWSDERKSAMEKHASKISLPSGNTQLDWRGVIVRELQLSEFLYISRLSGLVKAYQEPLTAALNSNRAILSYADINIVLSPVSQILDLNRGFKADLDARLKQWGPEQCVGDVCLKLCTHLKVYTNYLNNYTTALSTIDKCRDTKPLFRAFLKRTDRTLATHMLSLQELLLCPVWRIQEYTTLLQALTLHTHASHPDYTHLSSALNTLQQYTQFIQKLKRNCERDQLLKKTQEMIQGCPRLQEGNRQLITSQDAALLNCSNDNESESLRIYEHVADVTLFLFTDILVMTRKQNQHTPFTVVHRSTHTFLASVALANLTLRKITHSRYVKYAFILEGPTHPWICGTEREEDMEHFLCMLNSAIQTTLT; this comes from the exons ATGGAGAAGAAACTAAACTCAAAGGCTCGGTTCAGCTGTTGGACTCCTTTGAACAACCAGCCACAGAACATGCAG ctGTTTGAAGAGAGGATACATTTAGTCCTTTGCTGGTTTGATCTGTGGACTGACCGCCAGAGAAAACACATGCTACACAATGTGCTCATACGATGCACCAAGCCTCAGCTAAG ATACTGTGGAAATCTGCTGACTGAAAAGCTTCCGATGACACATTTGGATTTCACAGTGGTGTTGCCCCGCTTCCTGTCACTTTATATCATGTCCTTCTTGTGCCCTCTGGACCTTTTCTCTGCTGCCCAAGTCAGTTGGCACTGGAGGGTTTTGTCTGAACAG GACTGTCTCTGGGCTGGGCGCTGTATACGCCAAGGTTGGTTTCTTCCTTACACACCTACAGAAAAAGAATTTGGAGCTTGGAAGAAACAGTTCATCTCCTGCCTCAAAACATTGGGTGCAGCGATACATCGTGAGGTAGCACAACCCCACTGGGTAATCAATCAAATATATGAtgaagagaaagaagaagaagaggagagacTAAAAGAGAGCTTAACAAGGCAAATGATTAGAGCAAGGATTCAAGAGGAGAAGA AAATAGCGCTGACAACAAGGAAAGCCTGGGGCAGCAGGACAAGGTTGGGGGCACCTGGAGGTGGAACTAGCCAAGCAAACATTGGCACGATTTTCAGGACCTCTGGAGTTCCTGATTTTAGTCAAAGCACCATCAATAGCCTAAACTTGGAGGCAAACATAGGGCGCAGCAGTATCAG AGCTATTGGGCAATTGTCCCATTACATTTCCAGAAATACATCAATGCAATCAACCAGTAcctacaaccatcctgcagCCTGTTTGCTTTTGGTCTCCAATCGAATTCCTGCCTATGAG CTGTTGATAAGCGGCGCTAAGGCAGATGTAATTGTGGTTCTCTACGACTATCAAAGCACGCACTCAGCACTGTTAGCCCAGGTGGAGGGGGTTGTTTCTGGCCGCACATTTCAAAGGCTTGGCCTGTTAACGCTAGGAGGAACAGAAGAAATCCAGCTGTTTCACA ACTGCTGTTTATCAGCTAGAACCCTACCATCTCCAGAACACAGAGATTTTTGGGAAAAACTATCTCACTTGGTATACCCGGCTGAGCAAGGCGGTGGGATTGATATTTTCTCTCCATGTGCAGCATCTG ATTTTGGCGTGGCCCTTCTTCAGAAACTGGCCACTCTTACGGGTCTAAAAGTTTGGGCACCGATGGGTATCGCCACTGGAAGTTTTCAAAATA TCCTTAGTGAATGGTCTGATGGAAGTATCGGTCCCTTTGGGTTCTCCGACCCACAACCGGGAGGCCAGGCACTCCGTTACATCATTAAGCCAGTCCTGCATGGTTGGTGCAGACAGGCTGAGTGGATGGAGGAAGCTTTGGGAGAGATGAAAAGGTGTCTAGACCACCAGCTACAGCAGCTTGGCATTCAAGCCCGGGGCAGAGCTCTGG GCCATGCTTTGTGGGAGAAAATATGTCTTGAGGATCTGTGTTTGACTGAAGACCTGAGCTTGGCGCTCACTGAAGGACTAACTGTTCTCAGCAAGCAGGAGAAG ACGAAACCAATTGAGTTTCTTGCTAACTTCCTGATGAAATGGAGTGATGAAAGGAAGTctgcaatggaaaaacatgccTCCAAAATCTCCCTGCCTTCTGGGAACACTCAG ttAGACTGGAGAGGCGTCATTGTCAGAGAACTGCAACTCAGCGAGTTTCTGTATATCAGCAGACTGAGCGGCCTTGTGAAG GCATATCAAGAACCTCTCACAGCAGCCCTAAACTCTAACAGAGCCATTCTCAGCTATGCTGACATTAATATTGTGCTGAGCCCTGTTTCACAAATACTGGACCTAAACAG GGGATTTAAGGCAGATTTAGATGCCAGACTCAAGCAATGGGGTCCAGAGCAATGTGTAGGTGATGTGTGCTTAAAACTGTGCACGCATCTCAAAGTGTACACAAACTACCTCAATAACTACACAACTGCGCTAAGTACCATTGACAAG TGCAGGGATACTAAGCCATTATTTCGAGCGTTCCTAAAGAGAACTGACAGAACCCTGGCAACACACATGCTAAG TTTACAAGAGCTGTTGCTGTGTCCAGTGTGGAGAATCCAAGAGTACACAACTCTGCTCCAAGCGTTGACGTTGCACACACACGCCAGTCACCCTGATTACACACACCTCTCTTCTGCCCTTAACACACTGCAGCAATACACACAGTTCATCCAAAAG CTGAAGCGTAACTGTGAAAGAGACCAACTTTTGAAGAAAACCCAGGAGATGATCCAAGGGTGTCCG AGGCTCCAAGAAGGAAACCGTCAGCTGATAACCAGTCAGGATGCTGCTTTACTGAACTGCTCCAATGATAATGAATCAGAGTCTCTCAG GATCTACGAGCATGTGGCAGATGTGACCCTCTTCCTGTTCACTGATATTTTAGTGATGACGCGGAAACAAAATCAACACACACCTTTCACAGTGGTGCACAGGAGTACACACACATTCCTTGCCTCTGTGGCACTCGCCAATCTGACTCTGAGAAAGATTACGCACTCACGCT ATGTCAAGTACGCCTTCATTTTGGAAGGCCCCACTCATCCATGGATTTGTGGCACAGAGCGAGAAGAGGACATGGAGCACTTTCTGTGCATGTTGAATAGTGCCATACAAACTACTCTGACATAG
- the ccdc28a gene encoding coiled-coil domain-containing protein 28A, producing the protein MEERKLKRKTPRTPAAAPVSATVTMTAPTPSGGCGRKNSSSTGVKHVGHSHGTGAHSSQKSKSRRGVREKLKQQVGSGVRPSPNQNQAAPIIQHSFLTDVSDVKEMENGLLSLLNDFHSGKLQAFGNECSIGQMEHVREMQEKLASLHFDLYVEEEEMQEDQKKTARDTNMDRLLLNLEELSSSIQKLNLTDSQEVPKSGSA; encoded by the exons ATGGAGGAACGAAAGCTAAAGAGAAAGACCCCCAGGACACCGGCAGCAGCCCCGGTGTCGGCTACAGTGACGATGACGGCGCCGACTCCCTCCGGCGGTTGTGGCCGGAAAAACAGTTCCTCCACCGGGGTGAAACATGTTGGCCACAGTCACGGCACGGGAGCCCATTCCAGCCAGAAGAGCAAAAGTAGAAG gggAGTTCGTGAAAAATTAAAGCAACAGGTGGGCTCCGGTGTTCGCCCCAGCCCAAATCAAAATCAGGCTGCACCCATCATCCAGCACTCATTCTTGACGGATGTATCTGATGTCAAGGAGATGGAAAACGGACTTCTAAGTCTACTGAATGACTTCCACTCAGGGAAACTGCAGGCATTTG GTAATGAGTGTTCCATTGGCCAAATGGAGCATGTGCGAGAGATGCAAGAAAAGCTGGCCAGCTTACACTTTGACCTTTACGTTGAGGAAGAAGAGATGCAAGAGGACCAGAAGAAAACAGCCCGAGATACCAACATGGATAGATTGCTTCTCAAT ctGGAGGAGCTCAGTTCATCTAT CCAGAAATTAAATCTGACCGACAGCCAAGAGGTTCCAAAGTCTGGCAGCGCGTGA